CAGCCAGTATCTGGACTTGTAAAATAAACGGACCAAAGTACATTACCAGTCGGGGACCCAACAATACTCCAATTATTGCCATCGTAATGAATTATTATTCCATCGTCGCCAACTGCCCACCCATCATCTTTGGCCACAAAATATACAAAACACAACCTACTTGTAGTCGGACTTGCCACTTGTTCCCAAATTCCATCCGTAAACCCAAATACACTTATATTTATAGATAATAAGATAATCACTGTTACTACTGACCTACTTAACTTCATTTTACGCCTCCCGGTGTAATATTTTTACTTATTTTCTCTAATAGGTAAAATAAGAACCGTCTACTTTGAATACCCATCCGCACAATATGCTAATACTTATGGCTAACATTGTAAATACTCTCTTATGCATAATTCCCTCCTACTACTTAAGATTATATCCTACCATTGCCCCCAATGGTGGAAAGCCAAAGAAACAAATACATAGTCCTACTTTCTCTAAAGAATTGGGAGTGCGTTCTCCTACATAATTCATGATCACACAATATCCTCCTATACCTGTGATATATCCTTCTATTACTCCAACTGCAGATTTCCAGAAAGACCCTTCTTGTCCCAAAAGTTTCCCAGTTCCCCACACCGTAGTTGCAGTCAAAGGTATACTTGCTCACATAAAAGAAGTGTATATTATAAAAGGCAAAGGGGTCTCAAGATGAGATTTGTAAGCACTCTCGTATCCCTGAAGTAGCCAGAGAGTATTCACAATCTCTCCTGAAAGAAACTCGATCCCATAAATTCCCGCTTTCTTCCACCTCGATATATTGTTATTTCCGCTCATTTTTGAACCCTGTAAAGATGAATTACTGAAATAAAGATAATCACTCGCGTGTGAATATTGTGAACCCGCTCTGTAGGAAGAAACAGGGAAAGCAAAAGTATTTGTAACCGATGAAGAGGAATATTTTCCAAACACATCACAGGTATAAGAAGCTTCTATTTGGAACACCCATCCTAGCATACCAATACTCACAACTAACATTATAAAAAATTTCTTTTTGTTCATACTTCCCCCTTTTTCTTAAGTATAATATTTATTTATAATCCATTTTTCCAATTTTGCAAGTTATTTTTACACTTCCTTGTAACTTGCATCGTCACTGGAATCAAGAAATCTTATTCCATACCAATCTTCCACACCGGGAGTTTCAGTCGCCGAAGTAAATCTTATTGGATCACTCTCAGTTCCCACTACCAAAAGTGCACCATTTACTATTATTTCACATCTACTAGTATCTACTCCACCTCTCTGGTCATCACTCCAAGGTGAAGCCCAAATCTTAACACCCGGTTTTATTGTGAGCGTGACACCACTATCAATTATTACATCGCCTGTGATATAAACATCACGGTGAAATTGGTGTCGTTTCTCATTTTTCTGTCTTGCTGGCTTGTCAATGAAAAATCAGACCTGACACCATTTTCCGACACCATTTTCCCAACTTTTGGCACAATTTTCTTCTTGACTTCTGACGAAGTCTCTGTTACAATGATACTATTCATGGAAGCCTCCTTTTTTGTTTAAGTTTATCATAGTATCAATTATATCGGAAAGGAGGCTCCTTTCAAGTTTTTTTATTTTCAAAATTTTCACCTATTGGGTGAAAATCTCAAAGTGTGTAATTGCTTATTGCGACAAGACAAAGAACATTCATGTCCTTGTTATCGCTGAATTTGGGTAAATTATATTAAAGAGGTAGTGATTAATAGAACTTTTGATGGCTATCAAACCGAGATTCAAACTGTATACGGTCCACTGCAAAATATTCTTGGTGTCTCCATAAAACCGGCACCAGATGAGTGGGATAGGCTTTATAATGTAGATTTCTTTATAGAGGTGAACGGCAAATATATTGGGCTGCAGATAAAGCCTATTACTTTTGAACATACCTTTGAGGATTACAAATGGAAAGAGATGCAAGAGGCAACTCATCTTAAGTTCTAAGAAAAATTGGGTGGAAGAATCTTTATTGTGTTCTCTGTTAAAGTTGGGGGAAAGAAGATGATAAAAAATTCGGAAGTGATAGATGAGAGTGAAAATGAGATTGAGAAACTAAAAAACTTAAAAAGAAGTAGATTATAGTGAAATAGAATGAACTCACTTTGGCTGGGGGTAATTGGGTTGGTAGCATTCGCTCTGGGGTATAAGTTTTATGGCAAGCTAATAGAGAAGCTGTTTGATGTAGACCCAGAGAGGAAAACGCCCGCCCATACTAAATTTGATGGCATAGATTATGTTCCCGCAAGGCACTGGTTAATGCTTTTTGGGCACCACTTTTCATCAATTGCGGGTGCAGGACCAATTCTTGGTCCTGTAATTGCTGGTGCTATATGGGGATGGGGACCTGCGGTGCTGTGGATTATACTGGGCTCTATACTTTTGGGTGGTGTGCACGACTTTTCTACACTTATGGTTTCAATTAGACACGAAGGGCGCTCTATTGCTGATGTTGCTGAATCTACTCTGGGACGCAGAGCAAGGACTATCTTTGCCATATTTGTTTGGCTCGCACTTATCCTTGTTATAGCCGTGTTTGCCGCCTCTGCTGCAAAAACACTTGAGACTACACCTGAGATTGTGATTCCTACATTCGGAATTATACCTACAGCTATATTAGTGGGGCTTATGCTATACAGGTGGAAGTGGCCATCACCACTTGCAACGGTTTTAGGTGTCGGCATCCTATTTGGACTAATAGTTTGTGGTTATTATTGCCCGATACCAGGGAGCTACCATCTATGGCTTTTTATTTTGCTAATAGCATATGCTTATACTGCATCTATATTGCCAGTAAATATTATACTACAGCCACGCGACTACCTATCATTTTTCATTTTATTCTTTGGCCTGCTTGTCGGCTATATAGGGCTTATATCCACACGTCCACCCATACATGCCCCAATCTTTATCGGTTTTTCTGGTGGTAAACAAGGATGGCTATTCCCTATGATGTGCGTGACAATAGCTTGTGGTGCAGTATCAGGGTTCCATTCGCTTGTGGCAAGTGGCACAACTTCCAAGCAATTGCCAAACGAGAGGTTCGCCAAGCCCATAGGCTACGGTGCTATGCTAACCGAGGGTGTGCTTGCAATCCTTGCATTAATTTGTGTTTGCGCAGGGTTATACTGGGTAGGCGGCCCTGAAGGGCTTGTTTATCCAGAGCTTATAAAAGGCGGCAACTGGATAGTAGCATTCGGCAAAGGGTACGGCGAAATAACCAGACCAATCTTAGGTATGTTAGGTATGTTTATAGGCATAACAATGCTCAAAACCTTTATAGTTACAACACTTGATACTGCTACAAGAATTACAAGATATATAGGGACAGAATTGTTTGCTGATAAGCTGGGTCTCAAATTTATGCGAAATATGTATATAAATACTGCAATTGTAATTGGGTTAGCTACTTGGCTGGCACTCGGTGCCTGGCAGACGATTTGGCCTGTGTTTGGTGCTGCAAATCAGCTTGTTGCTGCACTTACATTGCTTGTGGTTACTGCGTGGTTATTAAGCAAAGGTAAGTATATAAAGTGGACATTATGGCCGGCTATTTTTATGTTGCTTACAACTGTTGTTGCTCTTGTTTGGGAGGTGGTTGGCTTTTTTTCTGGACATAAGGTTTTGTTAGGTGTAATTGCTTGCGTCCTAATCGTGCTGGCATGTGTAATGATAGGAGAAACACTGCGAGTGGTGCTTACCACTAAAGCAATAAAGAGGGGGTGCGTTATGAAATAACGCAAAACTCAAAAAAAGGATTTGAGATGTTTAACTAGAGGATATGTGTAGAAAGGTATTACTGATAGTAAGCGTAGTTGTCTGTGGGTTATTTTCGCAGGGGTTCACACCTAATGTCAGAGGAAATGATGTGACCACGAATAAGCAGAATAGTTAGGGGAACTGTGCGATTGCAGTCAGAGGTGATACTGTCTATGCGGTCTGGAATGATTTACGAGGAGGAGCATACTTGGATTTATAGTTTGCTAAATCAACAGATGGTGGCGCATCATTTGAGCCGAGTATCAAGGTGAGTAGTTTTCCTGATACTGCGTATCAAGCCTGACCATCAATTGTTGTTGACGATGACGGTGTCATCTATGTGAGCTGGTCAACCGATGGTGGCGAAAACTGGGCCTCTCCAGTTATAGTTGACAGCGGAATATGTAATCTCTCATCTATTGCAGTTTATGGGAATGATGTTTATGTTCTAATCTCAAAGGGCTGGCCCTTTATGGATTACTATTTTGCCAGCTCAACTGATGGGGGTGCAAGTTTTGAGCCCTCCTATCAGATTAATGATACTGTAGTGCAAGATTCAGTAAATGAAATGCCTGTCGGTGATTTATGTCAGAATGGTGAAATTGGTGTCGTTTCTCATTTTTCTGTCTTGCTGGCTTGTCAATGAAAAATCAGACCTGACACCATTTTCTGCAAAATTGTATATATGCCAACAGATGTCAACGCTGCTATCGGCAGTGTGATTACCCATGAGATTAATATTTTACGTACTACACCAAAGTCAACCGCATCTAATCCTCTTGCAAGCCCAACCCCAATCACTGAGCCCACAGCTGCATGAGTGGTTGATACCGGCATACCAAGTTTAGTTGCTAAAATGACACTTGTAGCGCCGCCAAAGTCTATAGAATATCCTCTTGTGTTTGTAAGTTCAGTAATCTTAAATCCAATCGTCTCCATCACCCTATAACCCCAAGTTAATACCCCTATTGATATCCCGACTCCGCCTAATACTAATATAAAAAAAGGAATAGGAACTTGTGTCCCAAATGTACCAGTCTTAATGATACAAAAAATCGTAGCTACAGGTCCCATAGCATTGGCAACATCATTTGCACCTATTGAAAAAGCTACGTAACAGGAGGTTATAACTTGCAGTCTCCTAAACGACTCTTCAACTCCTTCAATTTCTCTACTTTTACTCTTGATAACTCCAATTACCCAATGGTAGCCTATCATCCCAGCAATACCAGCTATTATCAATGAAACGCCCAAAATTTCTACTAAATTATTTGTAAATTTACCAAGTCTTGTATTAAGAAGCATAGCTAATGCCATAATAAAAAAAGCAATTCCCATATAAAATGGTACTAATCTTATAGTAGCACTGGCAGGTTCTTTATTATTTAATATAAATTTAACTATTGACTTAAATGTAAAAAAAGAAAACACTCCTGCTATTGCTGGAGACATAACCCAACTTGCTACTATTTCTACAATTTTTTTCCAATTCACACAATAAGGACCACCAATAAGAAGCCCAAATCCAACTAAAGCGCCTACAATTGAATGCGTAGTAGAGACTGGCATTGCCTTCCATGTTGCAAGAGTCACCCAAATAGCAGCTGCAAGTAGCGAGGAAAGGGCACCGAGTATCATAATCTTTGGATTAGGGATAAATGTTGGATTAATAATTCCTTTCCTTATTGTCTCTGTCACATGTGTACCAACAAAAGTAGCTCCTATAAAAGTAAATATAGAAGCAATTAAAACAGCTTGTCGTAAAGTAATTGCCCTCGCCCCAACTGCCGTTGCCATAGCGTTAGCAATATCATTTGCCCCTATTGACCATGCCATATATAGACCAACAGCACAAGCAACTAAAAGTAAAAGTGGGATAGTTACCATTCAACAAAAATATAATCTAAATAAAATTTGTGTCAAGTGAATTAAAATTGAGTTCTAAAACTCTGGGCAAGTTTTTCTTGCTTTGTTGAATAATTCGCTTTACAAAACTTGCAACACCTTGATTGACACCGATTTATGAGATTCTTCATTTCGTTCAGAATGACAATGTCAAAATTGTCTAAAACCAAGTCAGAGGTTGAAAATCAAAGGTGCCAAAAATGTTTATTCAACAAAGCAAATTTTTCTTGACAGCAGTTTATTTTCTCCTTATAATTTAAAATTCTAATGCGTAATATAAAGATTATAGGTACTGGTTCATATGTGCCACCAAAAGTTATAACTAATTTTGATTTAGAGAAGATGGTTGATACCTCAAATGATTGGATAATAGAGCGGACTGGTATTCGTGAGCGTCATATAGTAGAAGGTGATACCGCGACATCTGATTTAGTAGTTCAGGCGGCTAATAATGCATTAGCGCAAGCGGGTCTAAAAGCTACTGCCCTTGACGCACTTATAGTAGCGACTGCGAGTCCTGATACTGCGTATCCGTCAACTGCTTGTTGGGCACAGAAAGGTTTGGGTATCCCTGGTATAGCTGCATTTGATGTAGGGGCTGCGTGTTCAGGCTTTCTTTATGGGCTTGAGGTAGCGGCGGGGCTTATAGAGTCTGGCAATTACAAGAATGTTCTCGTTTGCGGTGCTGAGGTTATGTCAAGGGTTGTTAACTGGGAGGACAGGAACACTTGTGTATTATTTGGTGATGGTGCTGGTGCGTGCATAGTTACAAGTAGTGATGGTAGTAGTGGCATTTTATCTTCTTATTTAGGTGCGGATGGCACTATTGGGCACTTACTTGTTCAGCCAGCGGGTGGGACGCGGCTGCCAGCTTCTTCTGAGACTGTTACTAATAAGCTTCATTCAGTGCATATGGAGGGTAGGGAGGTATTTAAGCATGCAGTGCGTGCTATGGGTAATTCAGCTATCCGTGTACTAAAATTGGCAAATCTAAAAAATGAAGACATAGCCCTGTTTATTCCACATCAAGCTAACTTACGGATAGTGGAGGCGACTTGTAAGCGTGTAAAGATACCGATGGATAAGGCGTATATAATAATAGACAAGTATGGCAATGTGCCAGCAGCTTCTATTCCACTGGCACTGGATGAGGCAAACAGGGTTGGCAGGATAAAGCGTGGCGATATAATCCTATTAGTTGCTTTTGGGGCTGGGTTTACTTGGGGTGGGATGGTATTGAAATGGTGACTGGTGAATGGGCAAGAGTCTAAAAGTCTAAGAAATGATAAATAATAAATACCGAGAGAATGACGAAAGGATATGTGCGATGTATAAGTTAATTGTTAAAGTTGTAATAGCAACTGTGATTGGGCTACCATTATTGTCTAATCCAATAGTTGCTGGCTGGGAAAGGACATATGGTGGAATTAATAGCGACGTTGGCTGCTCAGTGGTACAGGCTCAAGATGGTGACTATATTATAGCTGGAGCAACCAGTTCATACGGTGTGGGAGGAGAAGATGTTTGGTTAATAAAAACAGATGCAACCGGTAATATACTTTGGACTAGAACATATGGTGGAGCTGGTAACGATGTTGGCTTGTCGATCATGCAAACACTGGATAGTGGCTATATTGTAGCTGGAATAACTAATTCATATGGTGCAGGACTGGATGATATCTATCTAATAAAGACAAATTCAAATGGTGATTTAGTGTGGACAAAGACATATGGTGGAACTTATGAAGATGTTGGTCTTTCAATAGCTCACACCTTGGACGAAGGCTGTATTATAACTGGAAGCACTGAATCGTATGGTGAAATATGGGGGGATGTTTGGTTGGTAAGGATAGGTGCAGCTGGTGATACACTCTGGACAAGAACATACGGTGGAAACAGAGAAGATTGCGGCCTCTCAGTGAGACAGACATTGGATGGTGGTTATATTGTAACAGGACGGACTGCTTCATACGGTGCGGGAGCGGTTGATGTCTATCTAATAAAGGTTGATGCTGAAGGAGTAGAAGAAAGTTCAAATGTCAAAGCTCAAAGTTCAAATCTTGAAATCTATCCTAATCCATTTACTTCAGTAGTTAGTGTCAAGTGGTCAGGGATTAGTGAAAGCCAAGGAATTGGCATACAAATTTATGATTTAAGTGGTAGGTTGGTAAAAACACTAATCACTAACCACTCTCCACTGACCACTGCTGTTACTTGGGATGGTACAGATGCGAGTGGAAAAGAGGTTGAGTCAGGTGTATACTTCTGCCAGCTTAAGGTTGGTGATAATAGTGTGATAAAGAAACTGATTATGATGAGGTGAGTCGGTTATGTCCGTTAGGTCGGTTAAGTAGATTTTTTACTGATGAGGTTCTTCGCTTTACTCAGAATGACAAAAAAGAGGGTATAATGATATGGTTGGGATAAGGTTTAACATGGGGCAGGATGGTGCTAAAATGGTAGGGTGTAATTCAAATTAAAAATCAAATATTAAATATGCAGATTGCAAATTACAAATTACAGATTACAAATTAAAAAGCTATGGTTGAGATAAGGTTTCACATGTGGCAGTATGATATTAAAGTAGTGAGATGAAAGAGTCAACTACTAAACTGAAGGCAAAAGTAACAATTTACGAAGAGCTTTGTAAGGGGTGTGGCTACTGTATTGATGCCTGTCCTAAGAAGATACTTGAGATGACATCCAAATTTAATTATAGTGGCTATCATCCACCACACTGCACGAATATAGAAGAATGTATTGGGTGTGGTCTGTGCTATCAGGTATGCCCGGAGATAGCGATTGAGGTTGAAAAGTTATGACTACAAAAGATATAGTGAGGTATAAGACAGGTGAAAAGATATTAATAAAGGGAAATGAAGCTCTTGCAGAAGGTGCTGTTCGTGCTGGGTGCAGATTTTTTGCTGGCTATCCTATTACACCACAAAATGAGATTCCTGAGTACCTTTCCTGGCGTTTATTTGAGGTAGGTGGTACTTTTATTCAGTCAGAATCTGAGATTGCTGCTGTTAATATGATATTTGGTGCTGCTGCTTGTGGTGTCCGGGGGATGACATCTTCATCTGGGTGCGGTATTAGCTTGAAACAGGAAGGTATTTCGTATATATCATCAGCTGAACTCCCTTTTTTTTATGCCAACATCGTTCGCGGTGGTCCTGGACTTGGCAACATTGCACCTGCACAAAGTGATTATTTTCAGGCAACTCGTGGTGGTGGTCATGGGGACTATCGTGTGATTGTGTTGGCGCCCGGTTCAGTGACTGAGATGGGTAATTTTCCAAAGTTAGCATATGACTTGGGAGATAAATACCGTAATCCGTGTATGGTATTGGCAGATGGCTTGTTAGGTCAGATGATGGAGCCGATGCAGTTTGAGTTTGACTGGGTAGACTTAGATAAGTTGCCTCCAAAGGATTACATAACGACGGGCTGCAAGGGTAGAAAGCGTAGGATTATCAACACACTGTATATGGCACCGGGTAGACTTGAAGAACACAACTGGCACCTGTATGAGAAATACCAGAAAATAGAGACAAATGAGGTACGATATGAGGAATTGGAACTGGACGATGCTGAGCTCGCAATCATTGCCTACGGGACTTCAGCTCGGATATCAAAGGATGCAGTGATCAAGGGTAGGAAAAAGGGAATAAAGATTGGACTCTTCAGGCCAATAACTTTATGGCCGTTTCCTAAAGTGGCTATAAATACACTGGCTGATAGGGTGAAGAAATTTTTAGTTGTTGAGATGAATATGGGGCAGATGATTGAAGATGTCCAGATATCTGCTCGTGGCAAGGCTAATATTCACTTTCTTGGTCATCCTGGCGGTGGTCTGCCGACAGGAGATGAAGTCTTGGGTAAAGTAGAAGAAATATTAAGCACCTCCACAGGATACTGCGTATAATATGGGCAAAATTTACAAAAAGCCGGCAAGCATGACAGGAATTACGATGCGTTACTGTCCAGGTTGTGGTCACGGTATCGTGCATCGGCTTATAGCAGAGGTGATTGATGAGCTGGGTATTCGTGAGCGTACTACTGGGATAGCACCTGTGGGCTGTTCTGTATTTTTAGATGAATACTTAGATTGTGACATGATACAGGTTCCTCATGGACGAGGTTGTGCTGCTGCAACCGGGATGAAACGGGTATGCCCAGATTTAGTTGTCTTCTCCTATCAAGGTGACGGTGATTTGGCTGGCATCGGGACAGCTGAAACCATTCATGCTGCTGCCAGAGGCGAAAACTTTACAGTAATATTCATCAACAATGCTATTTATGGGATGACTGGTGGGCAGCAAGCACCAACAACTATGCCGGGTCAGAAGACAAGCACCAATCCTTTTGGTCGGGACCCAAAGGTTGCTGGCTATCCTATCAGGGTGTGTGAACTTCTCTCCTCACTTGACGGTCCTGTCTATTTGGAGCGGACTACTGTGAACAGTGTTTCCAATGTGCTGAAAACGAAGCGTGCTCTGAAGAAGGCATTTCAGATACAACTTGATAGACTAGGTTTTACACTGGTTGAAATTCTATCACCATGTCCTACGGGTTGGGGTGTAACCCCTAAGAAGGCGTGCGAGTTTATAGAGGAGAAGATGAGTAAATATTATCCGCTGGGTGTGTATAAAGATTTGACGCCAGCAAAAGCAGAAATAAGAATTTATGAGGAAAAAATACCACCAGAAAAACCGTCAGAAATAGAGGGTATCGGATTTTAGTATTAAAGGAATGAGACAGGAAGTAATTATCGCTGGCTTTGGTGGCCAGGGAGTTATCAAAGCGGGTGTCTTATTGGCGGCAGCGGCTATGAATGAAGACAAGCACTGCACCCATTTTCCATCTTATGGTGCTGAGATGAGGGGTGGGACTGCAAATTGTTCCGTGATTGTGTCCACGGACGAGATTGCATCCCCAGTGATTACAGAACCGGATACTATAATCATCATGAATGAACCCTCTCTTGACAAGTTTGAGCCCCGTCTAAAGAAGGGTGGACTCCTTATCTACAATTCTTCACTTATCCATAGGAAGCCGAAAAGAGATGATATTCAGGTACTTGCAGTTCCGGCCAGTGAAATAGCAGAAAGGCTGGGCACAGTCAAATGTGCTAATATGACTGTTATGGGTGCTTATGTAGCCAGTACTGGGGCTGTCAGCCTGGATAGCATAAAGGCAGCTATCCCCATAGTCTTTCCCAAGCTCAATGAAGACCTTATTACCATAAACAAAAACGCCCTCCATGAGGGTGCTACAATTGTACAGAAGTAGGTGTTTATTATTTATATCTCTGGAAAATATAGGGTATTATGGATGACTATATTATTTGATTATCGTATCGAGGATAAAAGAAGTTTTGCGGAACGAAGTGGAGCAAAATTTGGACGAGCGATAGCAGAGTCTTTTATCCTCTGTTATACGCTCCCGATAGGGACGAGGAATGCGAAGTATTCCGAAGAGTCGGCGGATGAAACGCTTATTTCTTGAATACGGTATACAATGGTTTTATTGCTAAGAGTATGACCACTGCAATAATCTACCAAACATTGATTTCTATAAGGGAGGGAATTAATGCGGCAAGCATCACTCCAGAAGCAATACAACTAAGTTTTACTAAAATATAATCAGCAAAACTTGCTCATTTCCAGAATTTTTCTTTCCAAATATCACTTAAATTCGTTTTTCCACCTCCTTTTTAATATTTAATTTCTCGACCTTTAAATATATTGTGTCCCGAAGCCGATTGCGTATAACTATGTGGAGGTGAGGGGATTCGAACCCCTGCCCCCCTG
The bacterium genome window above contains:
- a CDS encoding carbon starvation protein A, with translation MNSLWLGVIGLVAFALGYKFYGKLIEKLFDVDPERKTPAHTKFDGIDYVPARHWLMLFGHHFSSIAGAGPILGPVIAGAIWGWGPAVLWIILGSILLGGVHDFSTLMVSIRHEGRSIADVAESTLGRRARTIFAIFVWLALILVIAVFAASAAKTLETTPEIVIPTFGIIPTAILVGLMLYRWKWPSPLATVLGVGILFGLIVCGYYCPIPGSYHLWLFILLIAYAYTASILPVNIILQPRDYLSFFILFFGLLVGYIGLISTRPPIHAPIFIGFSGGKQGWLFPMMCVTIACGAVSGFHSLVASGTTSKQLPNERFAKPIGYGAMLTEGVLAILALICVCAGLYWVGGPEGLVYPELIKGGNWIVAFGKGYGEITRPILGMLGMFIGITMLKTFIVTTLDTATRITRYIGTELFADKLGLKFMRNMYINTAIVIGLATWLALGAWQTIWPVFGAANQLVAALTLLVVTAWLLSKGKYIKWTLWPAIFMLLTTVVALVWEVVGFFSGHKVLLGVIACVLIVLACVMIGETLRVVLTTKAIKRGCVMK
- a CDS encoding 3-methyl-2-oxobutanoate dehydrogenase subunit VorB gives rise to the protein MTTKDIVRYKTGEKILIKGNEALAEGAVRAGCRFFAGYPITPQNEIPEYLSWRLFEVGGTFIQSESEIAAVNMIFGAAACGVRGMTSSSGCGISLKQEGISYISSAELPFFYANIVRGGPGLGNIAPAQSDYFQATRGGGHGDYRVIVLAPGSVTEMGNFPKLAYDLGDKYRNPCMVLADGLLGQMMEPMQFEFDWVDLDKLPPKDYITTGCKGRKRRIINTLYMAPGRLEEHNWHLYEKYQKIETNEVRYEELELDDAELAIIAYGTSARISKDAVIKGRKKGIKIGLFRPITLWPFPKVAINTLADRVKKFLVVEMNMGQMIEDVQISARGKANIHFLGHPGGGLPTGDEVLGKVEEILSTSTGYCV
- a CDS encoding beta-ketoacyl-ACP synthase III, which codes for MRNIKIIGTGSYVPPKVITNFDLEKMVDTSNDWIIERTGIRERHIVEGDTATSDLVVQAANNALAQAGLKATALDALIVATASPDTAYPSTACWAQKGLGIPGIAAFDVGAACSGFLYGLEVAAGLIESGNYKNVLVCGAEVMSRVVNWEDRNTCVLFGDGAGACIVTSSDGSSGILSSYLGADGTIGHLLVQPAGGTRLPASSETVTNKLHSVHMEGREVFKHAVRAMGNSAIRVLKLANLKNEDIALFIPHQANLRIVEATCKRVKIPMDKAYIIIDKYGNVPAASIPLALDEANRVGRIKRGDIILLVAFGAGFTWGGMVLKW
- a CDS encoding thiamine pyrophosphate-dependent enzyme encodes the protein MGKIYKKPASMTGITMRYCPGCGHGIVHRLIAEVIDELGIRERTTGIAPVGCSVFLDEYLDCDMIQVPHGRGCAAATGMKRVCPDLVVFSYQGDGDLAGIGTAETIHAAARGENFTVIFINNAIYGMTGGQQAPTTMPGQKTSTNPFGRDPKVAGYPIRVCELLSSLDGPVYLERTTVNSVSNVLKTKRALKKAFQIQLDRLGFTLVEILSPCPTGWGVTPKKACEFIEEKMSKYYPLGVYKDLTPAKAEIRIYEEKIPPEKPSEIEGIGF
- a CDS encoding sialidase family protein; its protein translation is MSWSTDGGENWASPVIVDSGICNLSSIAVYGNDVYVLISKGWPFMDYYFASSTDGGASFEPSYQINDTVVQDSVNEMPVGDLCQNGEIGVVSHFSVLLACQ
- a CDS encoding inorganic phosphate transporter translates to MVTIPLLLLVACAVGLYMAWSIGANDIANAMATAVGARAITLRQAVLIASIFTFIGATFVGTHVTETIRKGIINPTFIPNPKIMILGALSSLLAAAIWVTLATWKAMPVSTTHSIVGALVGFGLLIGGPYCVNWKKIVEIVASWVMSPAIAGVFSFFTFKSIVKFILNNKEPASATIRLVPFYMGIAFFIMALAMLLNTRLGKFTNNLVEILGVSLIIAGIAGMIGYHWVIGVIKSKSREIEGVEESFRRLQVITSCYVAFSIGANDVANAMGPVATIFCIIKTGTFGTQVPIPFFILVLGGVGISIGVLTWGYRVMETIGFKITELTNTRGYSIDFGGATSVILATKLGMPVSTTHAAVGSVIGVGLARGLDAVDFGVVRKILISWVITLPIAALTSVGIYTILQKMVSGLIFH
- a CDS encoding 2-oxoacid:acceptor oxidoreductase family protein, encoding MRQEVIIAGFGGQGVIKAGVLLAAAAMNEDKHCTHFPSYGAEMRGGTANCSVIVSTDEIASPVITEPDTIIIMNEPSLDKFEPRLKKGGLLIYNSSLIHRKPKRDDIQVLAVPASEIAERLGTVKCANMTVMGAYVASTGAVSLDSIKAAIPIVFPKLNEDLITINKNALHEGATIVQK
- a CDS encoding 4Fe-4S binding protein; the protein is MKESTTKLKAKVTIYEELCKGCGYCIDACPKKILEMTSKFNYSGYHPPHCTNIEECIGCGLCYQVCPEIAIEVEKL
- a CDS encoding T9SS type A sorting domain-containing protein; the protein is MINNKYRENDERICAMYKLIVKVVIATVIGLPLLSNPIVAGWERTYGGINSDVGCSVVQAQDGDYIIAGATSSYGVGGEDVWLIKTDATGNILWTRTYGGAGNDVGLSIMQTLDSGYIVAGITNSYGAGLDDIYLIKTNSNGDLVWTKTYGGTYEDVGLSIAHTLDEGCIITGSTESYGEIWGDVWLVRIGAAGDTLWTRTYGGNREDCGLSVRQTLDGGYIVTGRTASYGAGAVDVYLIKVDAEGVEESSNVKAQSSNLEIYPNPFTSVVSVKWSGISESQGIGIQIYDLSGRLVKTLITNHSPLTTAVTWDGTDASGKEVESGVYFCQLKVGDNSVIKKLIMMR
- a CDS encoding MjaI family restriction endonuclease; protein product: MKEVVINRTFDGYQTEIQTVYGPLQNILGVSIKPAPDEWDRLYNVDFFIEVNGKYIGLQIKPITFEHTFEDYKWKEMQEATHLKF